In Limisalsivibrio acetivorans, one genomic interval encodes:
- a CDS encoding type II toxin-antitoxin system RelE/ParE family toxin codes for MVIVLLMIVNFADKETRKLYVDGYSKKFPQEIIRKALLLLDLLDETSVVEDLGALGGRRLHKLSGELQGFWSISINKKWRIIFRFEDENALDVRIIDYH; via the coding sequence ATGGTTATAGTTTTACTTATGATAGTCAATTTTGCCGATAAAGAAACAAGGAAGCTCTATGTTGACGGTTACAGCAAGAAGTTTCCTCAGGAGATTATACGAAAGGCACTGCTCCTGCTTGACCTTTTAGATGAGACATCTGTGGTGGAAGACCTTGGCGCCCTGGGAGGGCGAAGGCTTCATAAGCTGTCGGGGGAGCTTCAGGGTTTCTGGAGCATAAGTATAAATAAAAAGTGGCGGATTATATTCCGCTTTGAGGACGAGAACGCCCTGGATGTAAGGATAATTGACTATCATTAG
- a CDS encoding HigA family addiction module antitoxin, translating into MERIKVNRTKSHPGEILKELYIDETEGLSQKKLAESIGVSFRTVNQICNMRRGITPEVAVRLAKYFSTSPELWLNLQMSYDLQKAQRSVDTSHIKPAAV; encoded by the coding sequence ATGGAGCGTATAAAAGTGAATAGAACCAAAAGCCACCCCGGCGAAATCTTGAAAGAGCTGTATATAGATGAAACAGAAGGGCTGTCGCAGAAAAAACTTGCAGAATCCATAGGCGTTTCATTCCGCACTGTTAACCAGATATGCAACATGCGCAGAGGGATAACCCCCGAAGTGGCTGTAAGGCTTGCAAAGTATTTCAGTACAAGCCCTGAGCTATGGCTTAACCTCCAGATGTCTTATGATCTTCAGAAGGCGCAACGCTCAGTCGACACAAGTCATATAAAGCCGGCAGCGGTTTAG
- a CDS encoding Kelch repeat-containing protein: MSIIKAPAGGGTFRYIKKKDYDPVKHILFDLSTLGLSAGNLHNYAWQKNGSVPTTAPHPLAASVNDKYYHIRQATGDLEEYDPQTGVWAIRASMPSPSDGCAACALGDKIYVSGGFDDRNAMRIYDTSTDTWTINSTALDKMRMEHTMAAGSDGRLYLFGHYHLDAEDINNTVYDPTTDTSSAIAPLPISSDIRYSAAVSIGDDIYIVGGEGSSNSSLYAYVWRYAPTSDTYETVSAMPGAKYQHALVAVSGKLIAIGGVSTSDVYEYDPAGDRWIKASSLVSAGTEHAAAVIADRIYMTDSSGSFYEHDSERNILVMEVA; this comes from the coding sequence ATGAGTATAATAAAAGCACCCGCCGGCGGCGGAACTTTCAGATATATCAAGAAAAAAGATTACGACCCGGTAAAGCATATACTTTTTGATCTATCTACTCTTGGTCTCTCAGCAGGAAATCTGCACAATTACGCATGGCAGAAGAACGGCTCTGTGCCGACGACTGCACCTCACCCCCTCGCCGCATCTGTCAATGATAAGTATTATCACATCAGGCAGGCGACCGGCGATCTTGAAGAATACGACCCACAAACTGGGGTTTGGGCAATTAGAGCAAGCATGCCATCTCCCAGCGATGGCTGTGCTGCCTGTGCCCTTGGTGATAAGATATACGTCTCAGGCGGCTTCGATGACAGAAATGCAATGCGTATCTATGATACATCGACAGACACCTGGACTATCAACTCTACAGCTCTCGACAAAATGCGTATGGAGCATACTATGGCAGCTGGTAGTGACGGCAGACTATATCTGTTCGGACACTATCATCTTGATGCAGAGGATATTAACAATACTGTCTACGACCCGACTACTGACACATCGTCAGCTATCGCTCCGCTCCCGATTAGTAGTGATATACGTTATTCTGCCGCCGTCTCAATCGGAGACGATATATATATCGTCGGAGGCGAAGGGTCGAGTAATTCGAGCTTATATGCTTACGTCTGGAGATATGCCCCCACATCGGACACTTATGAAACAGTATCTGCGATGCCGGGAGCAAAATACCAGCATGCGCTTGTTGCCGTATCCGGTAAATTAATTGCGATCGGCGGTGTAAGCACATCTGATGTCTATGAGTATGACCCGGCTGGAGATCGATGGATAAAGGCCTCAAGTCTAGTGAGCGCCGGCACAGAGCATGCAGCTGCAGTTATCGCTGATCGTATATATATGACAGACAGCTCAGGCTCATTCTACGAACACGATTCTGAGCGAAATATATTAGTAATGGAGGTCGCATAA
- a CDS encoding phage tail protein: MSYYTILTDVGRAKITNAHATGGSVVITELALGDGGGSYYEPAETQTALVNEVHRGTALLTVDAENPSWLIAELVVPAGTGGFTVREAAIFDDAGDMLAVGKYPETYKPTLDENSGKDLHIKMIIEVSNTSNITLNIDPSAIFATVEYVDNRDNELISRIFYAGGR, encoded by the coding sequence ATGTCATACTACACGATTTTAACAGATGTCGGCCGGGCTAAGATAACAAACGCCCACGCCACCGGGGGCTCAGTCGTCATCACAGAGCTCGCCCTCGGCGATGGGGGCGGAAGCTACTACGAGCCTGCAGAGACGCAGACAGCTCTTGTCAATGAAGTACACAGAGGCACAGCGTTGCTCACAGTCGATGCTGAGAACCCGTCCTGGCTTATCGCAGAGCTTGTAGTCCCCGCCGGGACGGGCGGCTTTACCGTCCGGGAGGCGGCCATATTTGATGATGCCGGGGATATGCTCGCCGTCGGCAAGTACCCCGAAACTTACAAGCCGACGCTTGATGAAAACAGCGGTAAAGACCTGCACATAAAGATGATAATCGAAGTTAGCAATACATCGAATATCACGCTCAATATCGACCCGTCTGCGATCTTTGCGACTGTCGAGTATGTTGATAACAGAGATAATGAACTGATAAGCCGTATATTTTACGCAGGAGGTAGATGA
- a CDS encoding phage tail protein I has protein sequence MSKRHTEVSLLSLLPGSIRRDGRVSAAASAVERLLKQTGADISAVSIYPAIDSLSEEVLDYLAWQFNLSGPEGWSLALDVEPKRRLIKEAIELHRHKGTPYAVRRVLEILGLEGRIEEWFDYDGEPYTFRVHIDVSDRPYTEELDAKLDELITALKNVRSWYTVLVYVTSRSSAFFGSALIGGEAVTVWPWIAAGKSVQSPLYFGAEFISTETTAVYPPGG, from the coding sequence ATGAGTAAACGACACACTGAAGTGAGCCTCCTCTCCCTTCTCCCCGGCTCTATTCGCCGTGACGGAAGAGTAAGCGCCGCCGCCTCTGCCGTTGAGCGGCTCTTGAAACAGACGGGGGCGGATATCTCTGCTGTCAGCATCTATCCGGCAATTGACAGTCTATCAGAAGAGGTCCTCGACTATCTTGCGTGGCAGTTTAATCTGTCCGGCCCCGAAGGCTGGTCCCTCGCCCTCGATGTCGAGCCGAAGCGCAGGCTCATCAAAGAAGCAATCGAGCTGCACCGACACAAGGGGACACCATACGCTGTCCGGCGTGTCCTCGAGATCCTCGGTCTCGAGGGGCGGATAGAAGAATGGTTCGATTACGACGGAGAGCCGTACACATTCAGAGTGCATATAGACGTCAGCGACAGGCCGTACACCGAGGAGCTGGACGCAAAGCTCGATGAGCTCATCACGGCGCTTAAGAACGTCCGCAGTTGGTACACAGTGCTTGTCTACGTCACATCCCGCTCATCTGCATTCTTCGGTAGTGCGCTCATCGGCGGGGAGGCTGTAACAGTCTGGCCATGGATCGCTGCCGGCAAAAGCGTTCAGAGCCCGCTTTATTTTGGCGCAGAATTTATAAGCACAGAAACAACAGCGGTTTACCCGCCGGGAGGATAA
- a CDS encoding baseplate assembly protein, translating to MNIKDLTDITFCETNPGEIEKEIISTFEQLAESTLYPGDPVRLFLEGLAYVITQQRYLIDATAKQNLLAYAGGDNLEHLGAFLGVSRLPEAFAEVDVEFSKSPNYAGAVTIPQGTRVSPDNQIFYETIESGEIAAGESTVTLRCRCQMPGSAYNGFSAGQIALLVDPVAYVASAVNTTTSLGGADAETDEHLRDRIRIAPEQFSNAGPTGAYVYYAKSAHPDIVDVSVTSPSPGVINVYPLKAGGELPDAAVISAVEDLLSGEKARPLTDSVSVLTPTAVNYDIDVTYYIETSKAGLTESITAAVEKAVDKYVENQSEKLGRDINPTELIYRLYSAGVKRVEVTSPVFAILTAEQVAQLGTRTVAFGGYEDE from the coding sequence ATGAATATTAAGGACCTGACAGATATAACATTCTGCGAGACTAATCCCGGGGAGATAGAGAAAGAGATAATCAGCACATTTGAGCAGCTCGCAGAGTCTACGCTGTACCCCGGCGACCCCGTCCGCCTCTTTCTCGAGGGACTGGCATACGTCATTACTCAGCAGAGATATCTGATAGACGCCACAGCGAAGCAGAATCTTCTTGCGTATGCGGGGGGTGATAATCTTGAGCACCTGGGCGCATTTCTCGGCGTCTCCCGCCTTCCTGAGGCCTTCGCAGAGGTCGATGTAGAGTTCAGCAAGAGCCCGAATTACGCCGGCGCTGTCACTATCCCCCAGGGCACGAGAGTATCGCCGGACAATCAAATATTCTACGAGACAATCGAGTCCGGGGAGATAGCAGCAGGTGAGAGTACTGTCACACTCCGCTGCCGCTGTCAGATGCCCGGCAGTGCGTATAACGGCTTCTCAGCCGGACAGATAGCTCTGCTTGTCGATCCCGTGGCATACGTTGCCTCGGCAGTGAACACGACAACTAGCCTGGGCGGAGCGGACGCAGAGACAGATGAGCATCTGCGTGACAGAATACGCATCGCCCCCGAGCAGTTCAGCAACGCCGGCCCTACCGGCGCATACGTATATTATGCAAAATCTGCACACCCCGATATTGTTGATGTTTCTGTCACATCCCCTTCCCCCGGGGTGATCAACGTTTATCCCCTAAAAGCCGGCGGCGAACTGCCCGATGCGGCTGTTATCTCCGCCGTTGAGGACCTCCTCTCCGGCGAGAAAGCCCGCCCCCTGACAGACAGTGTATCTGTGCTTACGCCGACAGCCGTGAACTACGATATCGATGTCACATACTATATAGAGACCTCAAAAGCAGGGCTCACAGAAAGCATCACAGCCGCCGTTGAAAAAGCGGTAGACAAATACGTTGAGAATCAATCAGAGAAGCTCGGACGAGATATCAACCCCACTGAACTGATATACCGGCTCTATTCCGCCGGCGTTAAGCGTGTCGAGGTAACATCGCCTGTATTTGCGATTCTCACAGCTGAGCAGGTAGCCCAGCTCGGCACACGTACGGTAGCTTTTGGGGGCTACGAAGATGAGTAA
- a CDS encoding GPW/gp25 family protein — protein MKEISRFSIKDIAFFPGGHHDIFQNVATIITTTKGSVPLDRDFGISGTFLDSPAPVAQAKLRGEIVSAIEMYEPRAYVTGVSFRGDDDGRLWPVVQIGVKDEY, from the coding sequence ATGAAAGAGATATCACGCTTCAGCATCAAAGATATAGCGTTCTTTCCGGGCGGCCATCACGATATATTCCAAAACGTTGCCACGATTATTACGACAACTAAAGGGTCGGTTCCACTCGATAGAGATTTCGGCATCTCGGGAACTTTCCTCGATTCACCCGCCCCTGTCGCACAGGCAAAACTCCGGGGGGAGATCGTCTCAGCTATAGAGATGTACGAGCCCAGGGCGTATGTAACCGGCGTGTCGTTCCGGGGGGATGATGACGGCCGGCTCTGGCCGGTCGTACAAATAGGAGTGAAAGATGAATATTAA
- a CDS encoding phage tail protein, with amino-acid sequence MIGSLGDVVFEVSSTRVRTFDALRREHSAKYAKHEILSGKPVLEHTGGGNTKISFTMQFVSSLGVNPIDELARLRSLLDAGEPLPLFFGDKQYGKYCIESISETHKTIDNQGRTHTAEAQVSLIEHTETVIKSRAKGDDEYIDGWRR; translated from the coding sequence ATGATAGGCAGTCTCGGCGATGTAGTCTTTGAGGTCTCATCAACCCGTGTGCGCACTTTCGATGCTCTGCGCAGAGAGCACTCTGCGAAATATGCGAAACACGAAATCCTCTCCGGCAAGCCCGTGCTGGAGCATACCGGTGGCGGCAATACAAAGATAAGCTTTACGATGCAGTTTGTATCCTCCCTGGGTGTGAACCCCATCGATGAACTCGCCCGCCTCCGCTCCCTCCTCGATGCCGGCGAACCACTCCCTCTGTTCTTCGGTGATAAGCAATACGGAAAGTACTGTATCGAGAGCATCTCAGAGACTCATAAGACGATAGACAACCAAGGGCGTACTCACACGGCAGAGGCGCAGGTGTCGCTCATCGAGCACACAGAGACAGTCATCAAGTCCCGTGCAAAGGGAGACGACGAATACATAGACGGATGGAGACGATGA
- a CDS encoding phage baseplate assembly protein V, whose protein sequence is MDTDTRRRIEELESLVKNIARPGRVTNIYPAKGTVRVEFAESYGLLSYELPVLVGKTQDDKHYHMPDIGEHVLCVFLPSGLEQGFVIGSFYSSVDTPPAATENKHHIRFSDGTWLEYDRASHHLRADVVGDVTIRNDGNTLVDSGGDITMKSPSLVTIDAPETVTTGKLRVEGLLEYMAGMMGSGVAATGALGPVSAKITGYLEATEINNEEGLVFSQHRHGGVMSGGDESGGPV, encoded by the coding sequence ATGGATACAGATACACGCAGGCGCATAGAAGAGCTTGAATCACTTGTAAAGAATATAGCCCGCCCCGGGCGTGTGACAAACATATACCCGGCAAAAGGTACGGTGCGGGTTGAGTTCGCAGAAAGCTACGGTCTTCTCAGCTACGAGCTCCCCGTTCTCGTCGGCAAGACGCAGGACGACAAGCACTATCATATGCCTGACATCGGCGAGCATGTCCTTTGTGTTTTCCTCCCCTCGGGGCTTGAGCAGGGCTTTGTCATCGGCTCCTTCTACTCATCTGTAGACACTCCCCCCGCCGCCACGGAGAACAAGCATCATATACGGTTCAGTGACGGCACATGGCTTGAGTACGACCGTGCGTCTCATCATCTGCGTGCAGATGTTGTCGGAGATGTAACGATACGCAACGATGGCAACACTCTTGTAGACTCCGGCGGAGATATAACCATGAAAAGCCCGTCTCTCGTTACTATAGACGCCCCTGAAACTGTAACGACAGGCAAACTAAGGGTGGAAGGCCTTCTAGAGTATATGGCGGGGATGATGGGCTCCGGCGTGGCCGCCACCGGCGCACTCGGCCCCGTCTCTGCCAAGATAACAGGATATCTTGAAGCAACAGAGATAAACAACGAAGAGGGCCTCGTATTCAGCCAGCACCGCCACGGCGGTGTAATGTCCGGCGGTGATGAATCAGGAGGGCCGGTATGA
- a CDS encoding phage late control D family protein has protein sequence MRRVRVQLKYDNSDITADIAPMLLSFTYTDQASGSADDISITLEDTAGLWRNGWFPEKGATLTAGLHCFEWLRNGDDAYLSFGEFSIDDITLSGPPSTVQIKAVSAHIDKSFRTEKKSSSHEQITLKEMAGKYAAESGFSLFYDSEYNPRFERIDQRSESDLGFLDRVCRANGLRLKVTEKRIVIYSAALYDARSPVLMLSPSHPLTGWSFRSKAHDVYSACAVKYWDAETKSSKFHTFTPSSPPPVGSTLYVNARVESLAEAEQRAKKELRAKNKEEVAGDIKMIGEPAAAAGQNVQCAGFGAFDGTYSIEKAVHSVTRSGYTTSLSIKNTLEY, from the coding sequence ATGAGGAGAGTAAGGGTACAGCTGAAGTATGACAACAGCGATATCACAGCAGACATTGCACCGATGCTGCTGTCTTTTACTTATACTGACCAGGCTTCCGGTTCTGCCGATGATATCTCTATCACCCTTGAAGATACCGCCGGCCTCTGGCGCAACGGTTGGTTCCCCGAAAAGGGCGCAACGCTCACTGCCGGCCTGCACTGTTTTGAGTGGCTCCGCAACGGTGACGATGCATATCTGAGCTTCGGCGAGTTCAGCATCGATGACATCACACTCTCCGGCCCTCCCTCTACTGTACAGATAAAAGCTGTTTCGGCGCACATCGACAAGTCATTCAGAACAGAGAAAAAAAGCAGTTCACACGAGCAGATAACGCTAAAAGAGATGGCCGGGAAATACGCCGCAGAAAGCGGTTTTTCTCTATTCTACGATTCAGAGTATAACCCTCGCTTCGAGCGCATCGACCAGCGGAGTGAGAGCGACCTCGGCTTTCTCGATAGAGTCTGCCGGGCAAACGGCCTGAGACTGAAAGTAACAGAGAAGCGTATAGTCATCTACAGCGCCGCTCTCTACGATGCCCGCTCGCCGGTCCTCATGCTTTCCCCTTCTCACCCGCTTACCGGCTGGAGCTTTCGGAGCAAAGCACATGACGTGTATTCAGCATGCGCAGTAAAATATTGGGATGCTGAAACAAAGTCATCAAAGTTCCATACCTTCACCCCCTCCTCCCCGCCACCGGTGGGGAGTACGTTGTATGTCAACGCCAGGGTCGAATCCCTGGCCGAGGCGGAGCAGAGAGCAAAGAAGGAGCTCAGAGCAAAGAATAAGGAAGAGGTCGCAGGAGACATCAAAATGATAGGCGAGCCTGCGGCGGCCGCCGGGCAGAACGTTCAGTGCGCCGGCTTCGGTGCATTCGATGGAACATACTCTATTGAGAAAGCAGTGCACTCTGTAACACGTTCTGGCTACACGACAAGCTTAAGCATCAAGAATACACTGGAGTATTAA
- a CDS encoding tail protein X → MRSVITSAGETWDIIARRELGSEKLMHKLLEANPEHADTAVFSGGVQLRIPEASLLPSTPVLPPWRRK, encoded by the coding sequence ATGCGTAGTGTAATCACCTCTGCGGGTGAAACGTGGGATATCATAGCCCGCCGTGAGCTCGGCTCAGAAAAGCTAATGCACAAGCTTCTGGAGGCAAACCCTGAACATGCAGATACAGCCGTTTTCTCCGGCGGCGTTCAGCTGCGCATCCCTGAGGCATCCCTCCTCCCATCTACTCCAGTCCTCCCCCCATGGAGGAGAAAATGA